A genomic stretch from Candidatus Atribacteria bacterium ADurb.Bin276 includes:
- a CDS encoding Thioesterase superfamily protein produces the protein MKTINPEHIKVILDIINQSPYLKLLSVKVYELQSGYCKAEVDLGKRHLNSFGGAHGGVYASLIDTATFWAVYCDLRENLGLTTIDLKVDNLATVKEGKLVVEGKQIKVGRSICLSEATVKDIHGKLLAYGTSKQLILEGIQSFSQAASVMGYQSLPPKFLS, from the coding sequence ATGAAAACCATAAACCCAGAACATATAAAAGTTATTCTGGACATAATAAATCAAAGCCCTTACTTAAAACTCCTATCAGTAAAAGTATATGAATTACAATCAGGCTATTGTAAGGCTGAAGTTGATCTGGGGAAAAGGCACCTCAATTCTTTTGGAGGAGCACATGGTGGAGTATATGCTTCCTTGATAGACACTGCTACATTCTGGGCGGTTTATTGTGACTTAAGGGAAAATTTGGGTTTGACTACCATCGACCTGAAGGTAGATAATTTAGCCACGGTTAAAGAAGGAAAGTTAGTTGTGGAAGGGAAGCAGATCAAGGTCGGGCGTAGCATCTGTTTGTCTGAAGCGACAGTTAAGGATATCCACGGCAAACTTCTGGCATATGGTACATCCAAGCAACTGATACTCGAGGGAATTCAATCATTTAGCCAAGCTGCAAGCGTTATGGGATATCAATCATTACCTCCTAAATTTCTAAGCTGA